The following are encoded together in the Sphaerodactylus townsendi isolate TG3544 linkage group LG14, MPM_Stown_v2.3, whole genome shotgun sequence genome:
- the LOC125443516 gene encoding protocadherin gamma-A6-like: MEQTQKLWSCKDKGIFQYLILLFLWKAVDGQIHYSIPEEMQKGSFVGNIAEDLGMDGKHLPDHDLRIVTRTGMVQYFSLNIHNGHLQTSERIDREAVCGQAEKCILNFQVMVESKRKLYGVEVEITDINDNAPHFPPGVQEVKVSEIAIQGSRFPLPEAQDEDLGINSVQSYQLTGSSHFSLDVKMGENGARHVELVLEKNLDREEQSMYELILTATDGGDPVRTGTAQIKIIVLDVNDNAPVFSQPLYAVSIEENIPKGSTICKVRAIDLDEGINGELKYYFKKVIKKDSHMFLLNSTTGTITVMGNIDFELSSFYEFEVYAEDYGGLSDRAKVEITVTDLNDNAPEVTVTFLTSTIQENSPSGTVIAILNVEDRDSGINGEVTCLISQILPFQLKKSTDNFYSLVTADNLDREQSESYNITVSVTDHGTPPLSAAMVITLLIVDTNDNPPHFPKSVYTSYFMENNQRGASVFSLTANDADGDENARITYSIIKRDINDSSLSSYLSINSENGIIYALRSFDYEEFQEINFLVKAQDGGSPPLSSSVSVTLFVLDQNDNAPEILYPSTPSDGSTGVELAPRPSEPGYLVTKVVAVDADSAQNAWLSYQLLKATEPGLFTIGLHTGEVRTARFFLEKDALKQILVILVKDNGQPPLSASVTVTVVLADSIPDVLTDLSSITAPVDSQSDLTFYLVVAVAFVSCLFFAFLLVLLVIRLHRWRISQLCDSQSVNFTGVPVSQFVGIDGVRAFLHSYCQEVSLTTDSRKSQFNFSKANYADTLTNDLSGEIKDPILAGEDFNLTSGDQIVLQVS, from the coding sequence ATGGAACAAACACAGAAGCTGTGGAGCTGCAAAGATAAGGGCATCTTTCAATATCTAATCCTGCTGTTTCTTTGGAAAGCAGTTGATGGGCAGATTCACTATTCCATTCCTGAAGAGATGCAGAAAGGCTCCTTTGTGGGGAATATTGCAGAGGACCTAGGAATGGATGGAAAGCACCTTCCAGACCATGACCTGCGCATAGTTACTAGAACAGGTATGGTTCAGTATTTTTCTCTAAACATCCACAATGGTCATTTACAAACCTCTGAGAGAATAGACAGAGAGGCAGTCTGTGGACAGGCAGAGAAATGCATCTTAAACTTCCAAGTAATGGTTGAGAGTAAAAGAAAACTATATGGAGTTGAAGTGGAAATTACAGATATAAATGACAATGCCCCTCACTTCCCTCCTGGAGTACAGGAAGTGAAAGTCAGTGAGATAGCTATCCAGGGATCCCGGTTTCCTCTACCTGAAGCTCAAGATGAAGATCTTGGCATTAATTCTGTGCAGAGTTACCAGCTCacgggcagcagccatttttctctggatgtgaaaatgggagaaaatggtgccaggcATGTGGAACTGGTGCTGGAAAAGAATCTGGACAGGGAAGAGCAATCAATGTATGAACTAATCCTCACAGCTACTGATGGAGGAGATCCAGTCAGGACTGGCACAGCTCAaatcaaaataattgttttagatGTGAATGACAATGCGCCAGTCTTCAGTCAACCGCTGTATGCAGTGAGCATTGAGGAGAATATTCCTAAAGGGTCCACAATTTGTAAAGTTAGAGCTATTGATCTGGATGAAGGAATCAATGGAGAGCTGAAATACTACTTCAAAAAAGTGATCAAGAAGGACTCACATATGTTTCTTTTAAACTCAACAACTGGCACAATAACGGTCATGGGGAACATTGACTTTGAGTTATCATCCTTCTATGAATTTGAGGTTTATGCTGAGGATTATGGCGGACTTTCCGACAGGGCAAAGGTTGAGATTACCGTTACAGATCTGAACGATAATGCCCCTGAGGTAACTGTGACTTTTCTCACAAGCACCATCCAGGAGAACTCACCATCTGGAACTGTTATTGCTATTTTAAACGTCGAAGATCGAGATTCGGGAATTAATGGTGAAGTCACATGCTTAATTTCCCAAATACTTCCTTTTCAACTGAAAAAATCGACAGATAACTTTTACAGTTTGGTAACGGCCGATAACCTTGACAGAGAGCAGAGTGAATCATACAATATCACCGTTTCTGTCACAGATCATGGGACACCTCCTCTTTCTGCAGCCATGGTAATAACACTTCTCATTGTAGATACAAATGACAACCCTCCTCACTTTCCAAAATCGGTCTACACATCGTATTTCATGGAAAATAACCAGAGAGGAGCTTCAGTCTTCTCCCTAACAGCAAACGATGCAGACGGAGATGAGAATGCCAGGATAACTTATTCTATCATTAAAAGAGATATCAATgattcctccctttcctcttacCTTTCTATTAACTCTGAAAATGGGATTATTTATGCCCTACGTTCCTTTGATTATGAAGAGTTTCAAGAAATTAATTTCCTGGTCAAGGCCCAAGATGGAGGCtccccacccctcagctccaGTGTGTCTGTGACTCTCTTCGTCTTGGATCAGAACGACAATGCTCCAGAAATCTTGTACCCTTCTACTCCCAGTGATGGTTCCACTGGAGTAGAGCTGGCCCCCCGCCCCTCTGAGCCCGGCTATCTGGTCACTAAGGTGGTGGCAGTGGATGCAGACTCCGCCCAGAATGCCTGGCTCTCCTATCAATTACTCAAGGCCACAGAGCCAGGTCTTTTCACCATAGGACTCCACACTGGAGAGGTCAGGACAGCCCGTTTCTTTCTAGAGAAGGATGCTCTTAAGCAAATCCTGGTGATTTTAGTGAAGGACAATGGGCAGCCCCCCCTCTCTGCTTCAGTCACTGTCACTGTGGTGCTGGCTGACAGCATCCCTGATGTATTGACTGACCTCAGCAGCATCACCGCTCCTGTAGACTCCCAGTCAGACCTCACCTTCTACCTGGTGGTTGCTGTGGCTTTTGTCTCCTGCTTGTTTTTCGCCTTCCTCCTTGTGCTGCTGGTGATCAGATTGCACAGGTGGAGAATCTCTCAGCTCTGTGACTCCCAAAGTGTGAATTTTACTGGTGTTCCTGTCTCACAGTTCGTGGGGATTGATGGCGTTCGAGCTTTTCTTCATTCTTATTGCCAGGAAGTCTCTTTGACCACGGACTCTAGGAAAAGCCAGTTCAATTTTTCCAAGGCAAATTATGCCGATACTCTGACTAACGATTTGTCTGGTGAGATAAAGGATCCTATCCTAGCTGGTGAAGATTTTAATTTAACCAGTGGAGATCAGATTGTACTCCAGGTAAGCTAA
- the LOC125443517 gene encoding protocadherin beta-1-like, translating into MDNHNSIWQGWSFFLYLCMCGAMCESFRYSMPEEKKSGSLVANVLKDLKVDVKELSARRARLVSKSTKQYFQLDSHSGNVILNEKIDREALCGQKDLCVLVAEIVLEKPLQVHRIEVEIEDVNDNSPQFSQEEFIFEIPEQTQTNARFPLEKAQDSDRGENGVQNYTLSPNDHFGLDVQSRGDSTKYAELVLKKQLDREEQSHFFLTLSAIDGGIPKRTGTAKLTINVLDNNDNAPHFHQSLYKVKLVENSPLDTLVIKVEANDQDLGSNAQISYSFSQVPENVLRSFKLSKHTGELVIAGTIDYEEERNYEINIKATDGGGLSAYCKVMVEVEDTNDNAPEVTLTSLTSPIPEDSPPDTVVALFSVTDQDSGENSRTGCTIEANLPFMLRSVENNYYQLVSQQPLDREKASDYNVTITATDKGSPRLTSRRRICVQISDVNDNAPVFERSIYRMQIQENNIPGLLIGSVHADDLDTEQNAKVAYSLLPGKISDQPASSFVSINSETGNLYAIRSLDYEQIKDFQLSVRAMDNGSPPLSSEVIVQVVIGDKNDNAPFILYPLQNGTSPSNDLVPRGAEAGYLVTKVVAVDRDSGQNSWLSYESS; encoded by the coding sequence ATGGACAATCACAACAGCATCTGGCAAGGTTGGTCCTTTTTCCTGTATCTCTGCATGTGTGGGGCAATGTGTGAGTCCTTCCGCTATTCAATgccagaggaaaagaaaagtggCTCTCTGGTGGCAAATGTGTTGAAAGACTTGAAGGTGGATGTAAAGGAGCTGTCTGCTCGTAGAGCCCGGCTGGTTTCTAAAAGCACCAAGCAATATTTCCAGCTGGATTCTCATTCTGGGAATGTGATATTAAACGAAAAAATAGACCGAGAGGCTCTGTGTGGCCAGAAAGACCTGTGTGTCTTAGTTGCAGAGATTGTGCTAGAAAAGCCATTGCAAGTGCACAGAATTGAAGTTGAAATAGAGGACGTGAATGACAATTCCCCCCAGTTCTCCCAAGAAGAATTTATTTTCGAAATACCTGAGCAGACTCAAACTAATGCTCGATTCCCTTTGGAGAAAGCTCAAGATTCAGATAGAGGGGAAAATGGTGTCCAGAACTATACACTCAGTCCAAATGACCATTTTGGACTGGATGTGCAAAGTCGAGGCGATAGTACCAAATATGCTGAATTAGTCTTAAAAAAACAATTGGACCGGGAAGAGCAATCACATTTTTTCCTGACTCTGTCGGCTATTGATGGAGGGATCCCAAAGAGAACTGGAACAGCAAAATTAACCATTAATGTTCTAGACAACAATGACAATGCGCCTCATTTTCATCAGTCTCTGTACAAAGTGAAACTAGTGGAAAACAGCCCATTGGACACACTGGTCATCAAAGTTGAAGCGAACGACCAAGATCTGGGCTCCAATGCACAGATTAGTTATTCCTTTAGCCAGGTGCCAGAAAACGTGCTGCGATCTTTCAAGTTAAGCAAACATACTGGAGAACTTGTCATTGCAGGAACAATTGATTATGAAGAGGAGAGAAATTATGAGATAAATATCAAGGCCACCGATGGCGGGGGGCTCTCTGCTTACTGCAAAGTCatggtggaggtggaggacacAAATGACAATGCCCCGGAGGTGACCCTCACATCCCTCACCAGCCCCATACCAGAGGATTCTCCCCCGGATACTGTGGTGGCTCTTTTCAGTGTCACCGATCAAGACTCTGGAGAGAACAGCAGAACTGGTTGCACAATTGAGGCCAACTTGCCTTTCATGTTACGATCTGTGGAGAATAACTATTACCAGCTGGTGTCCCAGCAGCCCCTGGATCGAGAAAAAGCCTCAGATTACAACGTCACCATCACAGCTACAGACAAAGGCTCCCCCAGGCTCACTTCAAGAAGAAGAATCTGTGTTCAGATCTCAGATGTCAACGATAACGCTCCAGTGTTTGAAAGATCAATATATAGAATGCAAATACAAGAAAATAATATTCCAGGTCTTTTGATAGGATCAGTACATGCTGATGACCTGGATACAGAACAAAATGCCAAAGTGGCCTATTCTCTTTTGCCTGGGAAGATAAGTGATCAACCTGCGTCCTCTTTTGTCTCCATCAACTCTGAAACTGGGAATCTGTATGCCATCCGATCTCTGGACTATGAGCAGATAAAAGATTTCCAGTTATCTGTGAGAGCTATGGACAATGGTTCTCCTCCCCTGAGCTCTGAAGTTATAGTTCAAGTTGTTATTGGGGATAAAAATGATAATGCTCCATTCATCCTGTATCCTCTTCAGAACGGCACTTCCCCGTCCAATGACCTGGTTCCCAGGGGAGCGGAGGCTGGCTACCTGGTCACCAAGGTGGTGGCCGTGGACAGAGATTCCGGTCAGAACTCTTGGCTTTCCTATGAGAGCTCCTGA